The following coding sequences are from one Musa acuminata AAA Group cultivar baxijiao chromosome BXJ2-4, Cavendish_Baxijiao_AAA, whole genome shotgun sequence window:
- the LOC135610128 gene encoding receptor homology region, transmembrane domain- and RING domain-containing protein 1-like isoform X2 — MGMGLSKYEPVPKTTLFAFLLLCLLVGSAGGNLVLIGRNVSLTFPDVEANFAPSVKGSGENGVLYVADPTDACAPLTNEVAQGLDSRFALIIRGGCTFDVKVRSAQNAGFKAAIVYDNEDRGSLISMAGNSIAIHIHAVFVSKASGEILKKYSGRTDLELWITPTFKNSIWSIMAISFISLLVVSAVLAMCFFIRRHHIRHERPRVSNVREFRRMSSQLVKAMPSLIFTSVVDDNCTSTTCAICLEDYNVGEKLRLLPCHHKFHAFCVDFWLTTWRSFCPVCKQDARAGIPNIPASEYTPLLYSGAATPSSNAGLSSFCSSMASSPAIQISPRRSQSNCQPYSFSSARSPATQIATMTPHSQSSSFSSACIANPQSSYGHSPAFRIGRSSLDPRNASSHRPQTYLLSSHSLEFPGSSSINSGLASSYILGSSYVSPSNLAASSSRQSYLRHCTESGASLSELASAQSPPGC, encoded by the exons ATGGGAATGGGTTTGTCGAAGTATGAGCCTGTGCCAAAGACTACCTTATTCGCTTTCCTTCTTCTTTGTCTGCTGGTTGGGTCGGCGGGTGGCAATTTGGTGCTGATCGGCAGAAATGTATCATTGACATTCCCGGATGTCGAGGCCAATTTTG CTCCATCGGTAAAAGGATCTGGTGAGAATGGGGTATTATATGTTGCCGATCCAACTGATGCATGTGCTCCATTAACAAATGAAGTTGCTCAAGGTTTAGATTCTCGATTTGCATTGATTATAAGAGGAGGATGTACATTTGATGTTAAAGTCAGAAGTGCACAAAATGCTGGCTTCAAAGCTGCAATTGTATATGACAATGAAGATAGAGGTTCCCTGATTTCAA TGGCAGGAAATTCAATTGCCATCCATATCCATGCTGTGTTTGTTTCTAAGGCCTCTGGCGAGATACTAAAGAAATATTCTGGTCGGACTGATTTGGAGTTGTGGATTACACCCACCTTCAAGAATTCAATATGGTCAATTATGGCCATCTCCTTCATATCACTACTTGTCGTGTCTGCTGTGCTTGCTATGTGTTTCTTCATCCGCAGACACCATATCAGGCATGAACGGCCTAGAGTTTCTAACGTTCGAGAGTTCCGTAGAATGAGCAGTCAACTGGTTAAAGCCATGCCAAGTCTCATATTCACCTCAGTTGTGGATGATAATTGCACTTCAACAACTTGTGCTATTTGCCTAGAAGACTACAATGTTGGGGAGAAGCTTAGGCTATTGCCATGTCATCATA AGTTCCATGCATTTTGTGTCGATTTCTGGCTCACTACTTGGAGGTCTTTTTGCCCTGTTTGCAAGCAAGATGCTAGGGCAGGAATACCTAATATTCCAGCTTCTGAGTACACTCCTTTACTGTATTCTGGTGCAGCAACTCCATCTTCCAATGCAGGACTATCATCATTTTGCTCATCCATGGCATCGTCCCCAGCCATCCAAATATCTCCTCGGCGGTCACAGTCAAATTGCCAACCATATTCATTCTCTAGTGCTCGTTCCCCAGCTACTCAAATAGCTACAATGACTCCCCATTCACAATCAAGTTCGTTCTCTAGTGCATGTATCGCTAACCCACAAAGCTCTTATGGTCACTCACCAGCATTTAGAATTGGTAGAAGTTCTTTGGACCCTAGAAATGCATCATCTCATAGACCTCAAACTTATCTTCTATCATCTCATTCCTTGGAATTTCCTGGGTCATCGTCTATCAATTCAGGACTTGCATCCTCTTATATTCTTGGTTCAAGTTATGTGTCCCCGAGCAACCTTGCTGCATCTTCGAGTCGACAGTCATACTTGAGACATTGCACTGAATCAGGTGCAAGCCTATCTGAGTTGGCCTCGGCTCAATCTCCGCCAGGATGTTGA
- the LOC135610128 gene encoding receptor homology region, transmembrane domain- and RING domain-containing protein 1-like isoform X3, with product MGMGLSKYEPVPKTTLFAFLLLCLLVGSAGGNLVLIGRNVSLTFPDVEANFGFSIPWGGSSNHNNIHRAFLIFFFSCVVATKLFFFLCSAPSVKGSGENGVLYVADPTDACAPLTNEVAQGLDSRFALIIRGGCTFDVKVRSAQNAGFKAAIVYDNEDRGSLISMAGNSIAIHIHAVFVSKASGEILKKYSGRTDLELWITPTFKNSIWSIMAISFISLLVVSAVLAMCFFIRRHHIRHERPRVSNVREFRRMSSQLVKAMPSLIFTSVVDDNCTSTTCAICLEDYNVGEKLRLLPCHHTTPSSNAGLSSFCSSMASSPAIQISPRRSQSNCQPYSFSSARSPATQIATMTPHSQSSSFSSACIANPQSSYGHSPAFRIGRSSLDPRNASSHRPQTYLLSSHSLEFPGSSSINSGLASSYILGSSYVSPSNLAASSSRQSYLRHCTESGASLSELASAQSPPGC from the exons ATGGGAATGGGTTTGTCGAAGTATGAGCCTGTGCCAAAGACTACCTTATTCGCTTTCCTTCTTCTTTGTCTGCTGGTTGGGTCGGCGGGTGGCAATTTGGTGCTGATCGGCAGAAATGTATCATTGACATTCCCGGATGTCGAGGCCAATTTTG GGTTTTCAATACCATGGGGAGGATCAAGCAATCACAACAACATCCACCGTgcatttcttattttctttttctcatgTGTAGTTGCCACTaagttgtttttctttttatgttcaGCTCCATCGGTAAAAGGATCTGGTGAGAATGGGGTATTATATGTTGCCGATCCAACTGATGCATGTGCTCCATTAACAAATGAAGTTGCTCAAGGTTTAGATTCTCGATTTGCATTGATTATAAGAGGAGGATGTACATTTGATGTTAAAGTCAGAAGTGCACAAAATGCTGGCTTCAAAGCTGCAATTGTATATGACAATGAAGATAGAGGTTCCCTGATTTCAA TGGCAGGAAATTCAATTGCCATCCATATCCATGCTGTGTTTGTTTCTAAGGCCTCTGGCGAGATACTAAAGAAATATTCTGGTCGGACTGATTTGGAGTTGTGGATTACACCCACCTTCAAGAATTCAATATGGTCAATTATGGCCATCTCCTTCATATCACTACTTGTCGTGTCTGCTGTGCTTGCTATGTGTTTCTTCATCCGCAGACACCATATCAGGCATGAACGGCCTAGAGTTTCTAACGTTCGAGAGTTCCGTAGAATGAGCAGTCAACTGGTTAAAGCCATGCCAAGTCTCATATTCACCTCAGTTGTGGATGATAATTGCACTTCAACAACTTGTGCTATTTGCCTAGAAGACTACAATGTTGGGGAGAAGCTTAGGCTATTGCCATGTCATCATA CAACTCCATCTTCCAATGCAGGACTATCATCATTTTGCTCATCCATGGCATCGTCCCCAGCCATCCAAATATCTCCTCGGCGGTCACAGTCAAATTGCCAACCATATTCATTCTCTAGTGCTCGTTCCCCAGCTACTCAAATAGCTACAATGACTCCCCATTCACAATCAAGTTCGTTCTCTAGTGCATGTATCGCTAACCCACAAAGCTCTTATGGTCACTCACCAGCATTTAGAATTGGTAGAAGTTCTTTGGACCCTAGAAATGCATCATCTCATAGACCTCAAACTTATCTTCTATCATCTCATTCCTTGGAATTTCCTGGGTCATCGTCTATCAATTCAGGACTTGCATCCTCTTATATTCTTGGTTCAAGTTATGTGTCCCCGAGCAACCTTGCTGCATCTTCGAGTCGACAGTCATACTTGAGACATTGCACTGAATCAGGTGCAAGCCTATCTGAGTTGGCCTCGGCTCAATCTCCGCCAGGATGTTGA
- the LOC135610127 gene encoding transportin-1-like isoform X1 encodes MAAAALWQPREEGLREICGLLEQQISPNGDQARIWQQLQQYNRLADFNNYLVFILAHAVGKSLEVRQAAGLLLKNNLRTTFSSLSSSYRQYIKSELLPCLGASDRTVRSTVGTVVSVLLQLETVAGWPELLEALAQCLASNDFNHMEGAMDAIYKICEDIPEELDVDVPGLSERPINIFVPRLLQFFQSPHAILRKLSLSSINQFIVFMPTALFMSMDQYLQGLFHLAQDPSAEVRKLVCSAFVQLIEVRPTFLEPHLRNVIEYLLQANKDPDDEVALEACEFWSAYCDGNLPPDGLREYLPCLIPILLSNMAYAEDDETLFDAEDDESFPDRDQDLKPRFHSSRFHGSDNSEEDDEDTVNVWNLRKCSAAGLDILSNVFGDEILPTLMPLIQQKSSTTSDSSWKEREAAVLAIGAVAEGCINGLYPHIPEIVTFLIPLLDDKFPLIRSITCWTLSRFSKFIIQNIGHRDGYEQFDKVLMGVLRRILDSNKRVQEAACSAFATLEEEAAEELAPRLEIILQHLLCAFGKYQRRNLRILYDAIGTLADAVGSELNQPKYLDILMPPLIAKWQQLANTDKDLFPLLECFTSIAQALGPAFSQFAEPVFQRCISLIEIQQLAKVDHVTAGVQYDKEFIVCSLDLLSGLAEGLGSGIETLVAKSNLRDLLLQCCMDQATDIRQSALALLGDLAKVCPVHLHPRIPDFLRVAAEQLNITAVKEAVSVANNACWAIGELAVQVRQEIAPVVLTVISYLVPILQNAEGLNKSLRENSAITLGRLGWICPELVAPHVGHFIQPWCTALCMIRDDYEKEDAFRGLCAIVRTNPQGAVNSLSYLCKAVASWHEIQSEDLHNDICQVLNGYKQMLPNGAWEQCMSTLEPPVVQRLSRFQV; translated from the exons atggcggcggcggcgctgTGGCAACCGCGGGAGGAGGGGCTCCGCGAGATCTGCGGCCTCCTGGAACAGCAAATCTCCCCCAACGGTGATCAGGCCCGGATTTGGCAGCAGCTCCAGCAGTACAACCGACTTGccgatttcaataactacctcgtcTTCATCCTCGCCCATGCCGTG GGTAAATCATTGGAAGTACGACAAGCTGCTGGTTTGCTGTTGAAGAACAATCTTAGGACAACTTTCAGTTCCTTGTCTTCTTCATACCGGCAATATATAAAGTCTGAGCTGTTGCCATGTTTAGGGGCATCAGATAGGACAGTTCGCTCTACAGTTGGTACAGTTGTCAGTGTTCTTCTTCAGTTAGAGACAGTTGCTGGATGGCCGGAGTTGTTAGAAGCTCTTGCTCAATGCTTGGCCAGTAATGATTTTAATCATATGGAAGGTGCCATGGATGCTATATACAAG ATTTGCGAGGACATCCCAGAAGAGCTTGATGTGGATGTTCCTGGATTATCTGAACGCCCCATCAATATTTTTGTGCCAAGATTGCTGCAG TTTTTCCAGTCTCCACATGCGATATTGAGGAAGTTGTCATTGAGTTCTATCAATCAATTTATTGTATTTATGCCTACA GCCTTGTTTATGTCCATGGACCAATACCTTCAGGGTCTATTTCATCTTGCTCAGGACCCTTCTGCAGAAGTGCGGAAATTG GTTTGTTCTGCCTTTGTTCAACTGATAGAAGTTCGACCAACCTTCTTGGAG CCCCATTTGAGAAATGTAATTGAATACCTCTTGCAAGCCAATAAGGACCCTGATGACGAAGTTGCTCTCGAGGCATGTGAATTTTG GTCAGCATATTGTGATGGTAATTTGCCACCTGATGGTTTACGAGAGTATTTGCCATGCTTAATTCCG attttattatcaaatatgGCTTATGCTGAGgatgatgagacactttttgatgCCGAG GATGATGAGTCATTTCCAGATAGGGATCAG GATCTGAAGCCTCGTTTCCATTCATCACGTTTTCACGGATCTGATAACTCTGAAGAAGAT GATGAGGACACTGTCAATGTTTGGAATTTGCGCAAATGCAGTGCAGCTGGACTAGATATCCTTTCAAATGTTTTTGGAGATGAGATTCTTCCAACTTTGATGCCTTTGATTCAG CAAAAATCATCAACTACAAGTGACTCTAGTTGGAAGGAGAGGGAAGCTGCTGTTTTGGCTATTGGGGCCGTAGCAGAGGGATGCATTAATGGATTATACCCCCATATTCCTGAG ATTGTGACATTCCTCATTCCACTTTTGGATGATAAATTTCCACTTATACGGAGTATCACTTGTTGGACACTTTCTCGTTTTAGCAAGTTCATCATTCAG AATATTGGTCACAGAGATGGTTATGAACAATTTGACAAAGTTCTAATGGGAGTTCTGAGAAGAATATTGGATTCCAACAAGCGAGTGCAAGAGGCTGCATGTTCTGCTTTTGCAACACTTGAAGAG GAGGCTGCAGAGGAATTGGCCCCACGTCTGGAAATCATTTTGCAGCATTTGTTATGTGCTTTTGGGAAATATCAG AGGCGGAACCTTCGAATTCTTTATGATGCTATCGGTACTCTAGCAGATGCAGTCGGTTCAGAACTCAATCAG CCAAAATACCTTGACATATTGATGCCTCCATTAATCGCTAAGTGGCAACAACTTGCAAACACTGACAAAGATCTCTTTCCATTGCTTGAGTGCTTTACATCCATTGCACAG GCTTTAGGACCAGCATTTTCTCAATTTGCTGAACCTGTATTCCAAAGGTGCATTAGTCTTATTGAGATTCAGCAATTGGCCAAg GTTGATCATGTGACTGCTGGCGTCCAATATGATAAGGAATTCATTGTCTGCTCATTGGATCTGTTATCAGGCCTTGCAGAAGGTCTGGGCAGTGGGATAGAGACCCTG GTTGCAAAATCCAACTTGAGAGACCTGCTTCTGCAATGCTGCATGGATCAGGCAACTGATATTCGGCAGAGTGCCCTTGCACTTCTTGGTGACCTTGCAAAA GTTTGTCCTGTGCACCTGCACCCTCGTATTCCAGATTTCCTAAGGGTTGCAGCTGAACAACTG AATATTACTGCAGTTAAGGAAGCTGTGTCGGTAGCAAACAATGCTTGTTGGGCCATTGGAGAATTGGCTGTCCAG GTTCGTCAAGAAATTGCTCCAGTGGTTTTGACAGTAATATCATATTTGGTCCCTATTCTCCAAAATGCAGAG GGTTTGAACAAGTCATTGCGAGAAAATAGCGCTATCACCCTTGGGAGGCTTGGCTGGATTTGTCCAGAACTTGTGGCACCACATGTGGGACACTTTATACAGCCATGGTGCACTGCTTTATGCAT GATACGAGATGATTATGAAAAGGAAGATGCATTTCGCGGGCTTTGTGCAATT GTAAGAACAAATCCTCAAGGTGCTGTGAATTCACTTTCATACTTGTGTAAAGCTGTTGCTAGTTGGCAT GAAATACAGAGTGAGGACCTACACAATGACATTTGCCAAGTTCTGAACGGATATAAACAG ATGCTTCCGAATGGAGCATGGGAACAGTGCATGTCAACTTTAGAACCTCCAGTGGTGCAGAGATTGTCAAGATTTCAAGTGTAA
- the LOC135610128 gene encoding receptor homology region, transmembrane domain- and RING domain-containing protein 1-like isoform X4 has translation MGMGLSKYEPVPKTTLFAFLLLCLLVGSAGGNLVLIGRNVSLTFPDVEANFAPSVKGSGENGVLYVADPTDACAPLTNEVAQGLDSRFALIIRGGCTFDVKVRSAQNAGFKAAIVYDNEDRGSLISMAGNSIAIHIHAVFVSKASGEILKKYSGRTDLELWITPTFKNSIWSIMAISFISLLVVSAVLAMCFFIRRHHIRHERPRVSNVREFRRMSSQLVKAMPSLIFTSVVDDNCTSTTCAICLEDYNVGEKLRLLPCHHTTPSSNAGLSSFCSSMASSPAIQISPRRSQSNCQPYSFSSARSPATQIATMTPHSQSSSFSSACIANPQSSYGHSPAFRIGRSSLDPRNASSHRPQTYLLSSHSLEFPGSSSINSGLASSYILGSSYVSPSNLAASSSRQSYLRHCTESGASLSELASAQSPPGC, from the exons ATGGGAATGGGTTTGTCGAAGTATGAGCCTGTGCCAAAGACTACCTTATTCGCTTTCCTTCTTCTTTGTCTGCTGGTTGGGTCGGCGGGTGGCAATTTGGTGCTGATCGGCAGAAATGTATCATTGACATTCCCGGATGTCGAGGCCAATTTTG CTCCATCGGTAAAAGGATCTGGTGAGAATGGGGTATTATATGTTGCCGATCCAACTGATGCATGTGCTCCATTAACAAATGAAGTTGCTCAAGGTTTAGATTCTCGATTTGCATTGATTATAAGAGGAGGATGTACATTTGATGTTAAAGTCAGAAGTGCACAAAATGCTGGCTTCAAAGCTGCAATTGTATATGACAATGAAGATAGAGGTTCCCTGATTTCAA TGGCAGGAAATTCAATTGCCATCCATATCCATGCTGTGTTTGTTTCTAAGGCCTCTGGCGAGATACTAAAGAAATATTCTGGTCGGACTGATTTGGAGTTGTGGATTACACCCACCTTCAAGAATTCAATATGGTCAATTATGGCCATCTCCTTCATATCACTACTTGTCGTGTCTGCTGTGCTTGCTATGTGTTTCTTCATCCGCAGACACCATATCAGGCATGAACGGCCTAGAGTTTCTAACGTTCGAGAGTTCCGTAGAATGAGCAGTCAACTGGTTAAAGCCATGCCAAGTCTCATATTCACCTCAGTTGTGGATGATAATTGCACTTCAACAACTTGTGCTATTTGCCTAGAAGACTACAATGTTGGGGAGAAGCTTAGGCTATTGCCATGTCATCATA CAACTCCATCTTCCAATGCAGGACTATCATCATTTTGCTCATCCATGGCATCGTCCCCAGCCATCCAAATATCTCCTCGGCGGTCACAGTCAAATTGCCAACCATATTCATTCTCTAGTGCTCGTTCCCCAGCTACTCAAATAGCTACAATGACTCCCCATTCACAATCAAGTTCGTTCTCTAGTGCATGTATCGCTAACCCACAAAGCTCTTATGGTCACTCACCAGCATTTAGAATTGGTAGAAGTTCTTTGGACCCTAGAAATGCATCATCTCATAGACCTCAAACTTATCTTCTATCATCTCATTCCTTGGAATTTCCTGGGTCATCGTCTATCAATTCAGGACTTGCATCCTCTTATATTCTTGGTTCAAGTTATGTGTCCCCGAGCAACCTTGCTGCATCTTCGAGTCGACAGTCATACTTGAGACATTGCACTGAATCAGGTGCAAGCCTATCTGAGTTGGCCTCGGCTCAATCTCCGCCAGGATGTTGA
- the LOC135610128 gene encoding receptor homology region, transmembrane domain- and RING domain-containing protein 1-like isoform X1, with translation MGMGLSKYEPVPKTTLFAFLLLCLLVGSAGGNLVLIGRNVSLTFPDVEANFGFSIPWGGSSNHNNIHRAFLIFFFSCVVATKLFFFLCSAPSVKGSGENGVLYVADPTDACAPLTNEVAQGLDSRFALIIRGGCTFDVKVRSAQNAGFKAAIVYDNEDRGSLISMAGNSIAIHIHAVFVSKASGEILKKYSGRTDLELWITPTFKNSIWSIMAISFISLLVVSAVLAMCFFIRRHHIRHERPRVSNVREFRRMSSQLVKAMPSLIFTSVVDDNCTSTTCAICLEDYNVGEKLRLLPCHHKFHAFCVDFWLTTWRSFCPVCKQDARAGIPNIPASEYTPLLYSGAATPSSNAGLSSFCSSMASSPAIQISPRRSQSNCQPYSFSSARSPATQIATMTPHSQSSSFSSACIANPQSSYGHSPAFRIGRSSLDPRNASSHRPQTYLLSSHSLEFPGSSSINSGLASSYILGSSYVSPSNLAASSSRQSYLRHCTESGASLSELASAQSPPGC, from the exons ATGGGAATGGGTTTGTCGAAGTATGAGCCTGTGCCAAAGACTACCTTATTCGCTTTCCTTCTTCTTTGTCTGCTGGTTGGGTCGGCGGGTGGCAATTTGGTGCTGATCGGCAGAAATGTATCATTGACATTCCCGGATGTCGAGGCCAATTTTG GGTTTTCAATACCATGGGGAGGATCAAGCAATCACAACAACATCCACCGTgcatttcttattttctttttctcatgTGTAGTTGCCACTaagttgtttttctttttatgttcaGCTCCATCGGTAAAAGGATCTGGTGAGAATGGGGTATTATATGTTGCCGATCCAACTGATGCATGTGCTCCATTAACAAATGAAGTTGCTCAAGGTTTAGATTCTCGATTTGCATTGATTATAAGAGGAGGATGTACATTTGATGTTAAAGTCAGAAGTGCACAAAATGCTGGCTTCAAAGCTGCAATTGTATATGACAATGAAGATAGAGGTTCCCTGATTTCAA TGGCAGGAAATTCAATTGCCATCCATATCCATGCTGTGTTTGTTTCTAAGGCCTCTGGCGAGATACTAAAGAAATATTCTGGTCGGACTGATTTGGAGTTGTGGATTACACCCACCTTCAAGAATTCAATATGGTCAATTATGGCCATCTCCTTCATATCACTACTTGTCGTGTCTGCTGTGCTTGCTATGTGTTTCTTCATCCGCAGACACCATATCAGGCATGAACGGCCTAGAGTTTCTAACGTTCGAGAGTTCCGTAGAATGAGCAGTCAACTGGTTAAAGCCATGCCAAGTCTCATATTCACCTCAGTTGTGGATGATAATTGCACTTCAACAACTTGTGCTATTTGCCTAGAAGACTACAATGTTGGGGAGAAGCTTAGGCTATTGCCATGTCATCATA AGTTCCATGCATTTTGTGTCGATTTCTGGCTCACTACTTGGAGGTCTTTTTGCCCTGTTTGCAAGCAAGATGCTAGGGCAGGAATACCTAATATTCCAGCTTCTGAGTACACTCCTTTACTGTATTCTGGTGCAGCAACTCCATCTTCCAATGCAGGACTATCATCATTTTGCTCATCCATGGCATCGTCCCCAGCCATCCAAATATCTCCTCGGCGGTCACAGTCAAATTGCCAACCATATTCATTCTCTAGTGCTCGTTCCCCAGCTACTCAAATAGCTACAATGACTCCCCATTCACAATCAAGTTCGTTCTCTAGTGCATGTATCGCTAACCCACAAAGCTCTTATGGTCACTCACCAGCATTTAGAATTGGTAGAAGTTCTTTGGACCCTAGAAATGCATCATCTCATAGACCTCAAACTTATCTTCTATCATCTCATTCCTTGGAATTTCCTGGGTCATCGTCTATCAATTCAGGACTTGCATCCTCTTATATTCTTGGTTCAAGTTATGTGTCCCCGAGCAACCTTGCTGCATCTTCGAGTCGACAGTCATACTTGAGACATTGCACTGAATCAGGTGCAAGCCTATCTGAGTTGGCCTCGGCTCAATCTCCGCCAGGATGTTGA
- the LOC135610127 gene encoding transportin-1-like isoform X2, with amino-acid sequence MAAAALWQPREEGLREICGLLEQQISPNGDQARIWQQLQQYNRLADFNNYLVFILAHAVGKSLEVRQAAGLLLKNNLRTTFSSLSSSYRQYIKSELLPCLGASDRTVRSTVGTVVSVLLQLETVAGWPELLEALAQCLASNDFNHMEGAMDAIYKICEDIPEELDVDVPGLSERPINIFVPRLLQFFQSPHAILRKLSLSSINQFIVFMPTALFMSMDQYLQGLFHLAQDPSAEVRKLVCSAFVQLIEVRPTFLEPHLRNVIEYLLQANKDPDDEVALEACEFWSAYCDGNLPPDGLREYLPCLIPILLSNMAYAEDDETLFDAEDDESFPDRDQDLKPRFHSSRFHGSDNSEEDDEDTVNVWNLRKCSAAGLDILSNVFGDEILPTLMPLIQQKSSTTSDSSWKEREAAVLAIGAVAEGCINGLYPHIPEIVTFLIPLLDDKFPLIRSITCWTLSRFSKFIIQNIGHRDGYEQFDKVLMGVLRRILDSNKRVQEAACSAFATLEEEAAEELAPRLEIILQHLLCAFGKYQRRNLRILYDAIGTLADAVGSELNQPKYLDILMPPLIAKWQQLANTDKDLFPLLECFTSIAQALGPAFSQFAEPVFQRCISLIEIQQLAKVDHVTAGVQYDKEFIVCSLDLLSGLAEGLGSGIETLVAKSNLRDLLLQCCMDQATDIRQSALALLGDLAKVCPVHLHPRIPDFLRVAAEQLNITAVKEAVSVANNACWAIGELAVQLLLPNFRFVKKLLQWF; translated from the exons atggcggcggcggcgctgTGGCAACCGCGGGAGGAGGGGCTCCGCGAGATCTGCGGCCTCCTGGAACAGCAAATCTCCCCCAACGGTGATCAGGCCCGGATTTGGCAGCAGCTCCAGCAGTACAACCGACTTGccgatttcaataactacctcgtcTTCATCCTCGCCCATGCCGTG GGTAAATCATTGGAAGTACGACAAGCTGCTGGTTTGCTGTTGAAGAACAATCTTAGGACAACTTTCAGTTCCTTGTCTTCTTCATACCGGCAATATATAAAGTCTGAGCTGTTGCCATGTTTAGGGGCATCAGATAGGACAGTTCGCTCTACAGTTGGTACAGTTGTCAGTGTTCTTCTTCAGTTAGAGACAGTTGCTGGATGGCCGGAGTTGTTAGAAGCTCTTGCTCAATGCTTGGCCAGTAATGATTTTAATCATATGGAAGGTGCCATGGATGCTATATACAAG ATTTGCGAGGACATCCCAGAAGAGCTTGATGTGGATGTTCCTGGATTATCTGAACGCCCCATCAATATTTTTGTGCCAAGATTGCTGCAG TTTTTCCAGTCTCCACATGCGATATTGAGGAAGTTGTCATTGAGTTCTATCAATCAATTTATTGTATTTATGCCTACA GCCTTGTTTATGTCCATGGACCAATACCTTCAGGGTCTATTTCATCTTGCTCAGGACCCTTCTGCAGAAGTGCGGAAATTG GTTTGTTCTGCCTTTGTTCAACTGATAGAAGTTCGACCAACCTTCTTGGAG CCCCATTTGAGAAATGTAATTGAATACCTCTTGCAAGCCAATAAGGACCCTGATGACGAAGTTGCTCTCGAGGCATGTGAATTTTG GTCAGCATATTGTGATGGTAATTTGCCACCTGATGGTTTACGAGAGTATTTGCCATGCTTAATTCCG attttattatcaaatatgGCTTATGCTGAGgatgatgagacactttttgatgCCGAG GATGATGAGTCATTTCCAGATAGGGATCAG GATCTGAAGCCTCGTTTCCATTCATCACGTTTTCACGGATCTGATAACTCTGAAGAAGAT GATGAGGACACTGTCAATGTTTGGAATTTGCGCAAATGCAGTGCAGCTGGACTAGATATCCTTTCAAATGTTTTTGGAGATGAGATTCTTCCAACTTTGATGCCTTTGATTCAG CAAAAATCATCAACTACAAGTGACTCTAGTTGGAAGGAGAGGGAAGCTGCTGTTTTGGCTATTGGGGCCGTAGCAGAGGGATGCATTAATGGATTATACCCCCATATTCCTGAG ATTGTGACATTCCTCATTCCACTTTTGGATGATAAATTTCCACTTATACGGAGTATCACTTGTTGGACACTTTCTCGTTTTAGCAAGTTCATCATTCAG AATATTGGTCACAGAGATGGTTATGAACAATTTGACAAAGTTCTAATGGGAGTTCTGAGAAGAATATTGGATTCCAACAAGCGAGTGCAAGAGGCTGCATGTTCTGCTTTTGCAACACTTGAAGAG GAGGCTGCAGAGGAATTGGCCCCACGTCTGGAAATCATTTTGCAGCATTTGTTATGTGCTTTTGGGAAATATCAG AGGCGGAACCTTCGAATTCTTTATGATGCTATCGGTACTCTAGCAGATGCAGTCGGTTCAGAACTCAATCAG CCAAAATACCTTGACATATTGATGCCTCCATTAATCGCTAAGTGGCAACAACTTGCAAACACTGACAAAGATCTCTTTCCATTGCTTGAGTGCTTTACATCCATTGCACAG GCTTTAGGACCAGCATTTTCTCAATTTGCTGAACCTGTATTCCAAAGGTGCATTAGTCTTATTGAGATTCAGCAATTGGCCAAg GTTGATCATGTGACTGCTGGCGTCCAATATGATAAGGAATTCATTGTCTGCTCATTGGATCTGTTATCAGGCCTTGCAGAAGGTCTGGGCAGTGGGATAGAGACCCTG GTTGCAAAATCCAACTTGAGAGACCTGCTTCTGCAATGCTGCATGGATCAGGCAACTGATATTCGGCAGAGTGCCCTTGCACTTCTTGGTGACCTTGCAAAA GTTTGTCCTGTGCACCTGCACCCTCGTATTCCAGATTTCCTAAGGGTTGCAGCTGAACAACTG AATATTACTGCAGTTAAGGAAGCTGTGTCGGTAGCAAACAATGCTTGTTGGGCCATTGGAGAATTGGCTGTCCAG CTGCTGTTACCAAATTTCAGGTTCGTCAAGAAATTGCTCCAGTGGTTTTGA